tagatagatagatagatagatagatagatagatagatagatagatagatagatagacagatagatagatagacagatagatagatagacagacagacagacagacagacagacagacagacagacagacagacagacagacagacagacaaacagagagagagacagagagagagagagagagagagagagagagagagagagagagaaattcgTACCAAAGCTGAATATTTCCCAGAGCAATACTCCGTAAGACCACACATCTGTCTCCGATGAGTAAACACAGTTTTCGATTGATTCCAAGGCCATCCATCGAATTGGTAAACGGCGCTGTAGGAAACAGATATTGTCAATTGTTTGTATATTCATGATAAATCACTAGTTCAATACGAAAAATTGAGCTTCTGCAAATTTCTAACAGTATTTATTAAGTGCTTTTACCGATACACTACCTTGACTATCTTCTCATAAGTGACTTGATCCATGACGGCAGTCGAGAATCCAAGTTCTGATATTTTGCAAGTCCGTTGTCCATCAAGCATTACGACGCGAGCGGCTAGATGTCTGTGGACGCACTTTGGATATCAATAAAACAGATATGAATGATAATACAAATCCAAAGAGAGGACCTGAGAATtcatgttgcaattttttgtttttccctCGTCGATAGTcgttaaaaaaatattctaccTGTATTTCTTCCAAAAACTTCATTCCGTTTGCGCAGTCCAGGGAGAATAGCAAAAGCGCCTTCATTTCTGTTTCTTCTTTGTTCAGGTTTTGGAGATAAGTCTTCAAATTTCCATGATAACAGGGTTCTAGAACCAAACGCAgtggatctgaaaaaataatattacaaCTGTCCATTGTTAATACGTTGATTTTTAGAGATGTCGTCTTGATGTTCTCCCTCACCTCAATATAAATCCATAACACCTCTGTAGACATATGTTAAACATAACTATTTTTGCCCTTGTTGTCTGTCTTACAACAGTCAGCGTACTTGTTAAGCAGACACACTATTtgaaatattaagtttcatatatgacctttgttttcaaaaaaaacctttttttttaattctcatTGAAATAGATCAAAATGGAGAATAGCAACTTCGATAATTGCAATTGTGGATCAAATGAACATTGATTGTTGCCACGGAAACTGTTTACGAATGGGTTACAAAATATGTCAAACACGCTAATTTACCGAACGTTGTGAATTCGTGAAGGCATGAAAGGATGTTAGGATTTCTCGGCAGAGTTCTCATGAATTCCACTTCTTTCCAAAGGGCTCGCTTTCCTTCCGTGTCTATAGTataagttgaaaataaaaacagatgAAAGGACATAATCGAACGTGTACCCGGGAATCGTCAATGTTACAGAACGCATGAATATTAGTTTTGCTTCTGAGAATATtatgatattttaatatgcaaaatatcgTTATTACATGCCACGTATATCGACGTCGCGTGTTCCACAGGATTCAAAGGTAACATGTTGATGACGCAGCGGGCCTCAAactcatcatttgactgaaaatgaacaacttcgggatttaaaaattatataattacatgttttacaaggaaatactgttttaacaaaattatgcaaaaaatattgataaccGTATAACGGTGACTTAGCCTAAATATATCAACGCGTCATCTGATGACAGAAATCGTTGTCTTTTTCGACAAAATTTCTGCAACAAGGACACAAATCATaagattgtcatttttatatAAGCCAAAAAATTGGAATGACATTAAtataagagaggcatgtaataagaaTATTAATTATTCCCCAAACATGGaactatgtaccctcgaggcaggagaccatacgcccccccccccctacgtCTGGCAAACATTCACCTCCTCTCGGGCCAATAGTCCGATGTTtagcttttataaaatattgggAAATACCATCTAATTTCTTAAGGGTCTTCACAGTTACTGCCAAGGCTCTCTGCGACGACAGCGGGAGCTCTGCTGTCACAAGTTTCGTAAATATTCCATCGATGATTGTTTCACCTAATTTCAGGTTATTTGAGAAATGTGGTATTTGCCCATCATCCGCAGAAGGCTGTTGGGATGAAACATAGATTAACAACAAGATGTTGAATTCATTAAGAAGGATTTTGTAACAAGGAAGTGGTTGCATACTAcgctttaattttgatgttaAATATCGTGAGGATAGAAAGTGTCAGTTATCAGACTTATGGTAAAAGGCGATTAAGTTTAAGCATGTTCGTAAAGTTATCTATTGACTCTAGACTgcacattttttattattttacataCTATCGTATTCATCATTATAGATGATGATTATTTTGCATGTTTACTGATCgttatgaattttcattgattttaaattggatataaatgaatgaatggatggatggatgggtagatgaagaatgaatgaatgaatgaatgaatgaatgaatgaatgaatatcaCGTTGATAGGAACCGTACGAGTTAGAAATCGATAAAAATAAAACGAGAAAGAAATAATTAATAGATACAATATTTCTGTCACCTTGTACACCGTTGTATTGTCTTCATCACATACTTCTGTAAATAATAAGGAAGAAAAAATGagttataaattcttgaaagaaAATGTGTCTTTGGCGCCAACCTAAGCCTCAATATTGTCATGTGCAAAAAAGTCAGGCTTTAAAATGGTTTTGGAagagattttaaatttttgaaccactcttttttgggagtggagatttagccgactggttctgtctctggcctctcagctaggcgactgatgccgtatgttgtgggttcgaatccgattgaaaactatccgtattttctatcctgggttggtaacactgctggtggacagaattgtccccgaggttatcgttcgcccagttaaagcgatgaaattcgtttcttcgcttcgatgtagtgtgtatgtgcgatgtatgatagggagcatgcgtgcgtgagtgcttcacgaactctacaacgtgttgagcggtctcagtcagaaaaatgtaacaacttagccggctattgaaccactcttttttgggagtggagatttagccgactggttctgtctctggcctctcagctaggcgactgatgccgtatgttgtgggttcgaatccgattgaaaactatccgtattacaTACCTGGATTTCTGTTTCTGAAAACTAGTCCCATGTATTCTGTTTCTGTTTGGTGGATATCAGCATATGCACCTCTGCCAAGAGATTAgacatttataaaatttacacTATATGTGTTATAGCTGTCTTGTATTGTCTCCTTGTCATTGACTGCGAACTTTTTTAATATCACAAATATTGGTTTATCAAGTATTTGCCGCACGAACTTTCAGCAtgttttcgatcggattcgaactcacaacgtacggcacagtcaaaaccgctcggctaaatccccccccccctcaaaatACAGCTCACGAAGCATTCGCACCCATatactcgctatcacacatTGCACACAAGCACATTGCAAACAGAATGAAAAACATAGTTATTTTGTGGATCCGGGTATTCAAGTTGTCGCCACACGATATTTATAAACACGCCGGAATATCAATAGTCTGGCCTTGCGAAGATTCTACATCAATAGcattctgatttttttattctttgcgTAGACTATAAAAACATAAGGCATCACGCAAAATAAGAAATATTTATACTTAACTCATTATCAACGTCATTATCTGAGAAGGAAAGTACAAGATAGAACAGATATCAGTATAAAAACGCACAGGATGGAAGGATATGGATAAATTTGTCTTTCCAATAGAGTGagatggaaaaaaaatgaacactGTGCCATGAAATAACtatcatatttgaaaaaagtaatTTCCGCGCTTTTATGTCAACTATGgacacaaatatgcatattcttTTCTTGTTACACGGCTTTATCTGCAACAATAACTCGATCCTTGCGAATAAAACTTAATCTTACCAAACTTATCCTTTGGTAATTCTAAATCCATGTAGTCGTGCCGGTCGCTATCAGTACGGTTAGCGTAAATCTGTCTGAAAGGGATGAATGAAAATAAGTTACGTTCGACTTGCAAGGTTGCTTGCTTTGTTACTAATACCAATCAAATGCTCATGAAATCAAATACAAACTGAGAATAGCAATGAGACATTAATACATTACCCCCGACTTTCTTCTTTTCCTACAGGGAAGAACACAAACCATGGCTATGTTAACCAATGAATACTAGTGAATTACAGGCGAATTGGCGTACACTTTTGATGAGCGATTCACATAAGCACTCTGTTAAGACAACCAGGACAATAGATGGCCGATAGCAGAAATCATGTCACTTGAGTCATACGTTACTAATTTCGATTAAAAatcattatatattttcatgacatttaCCTTTTGACTTCTTGTTCCGCATGTACAGGAAAATTCCTGAGAAAAGCAGCACTAGCAAAACAGCTAACGTAACAGCTACGCCTATAATTGCTTCCGTCTTCGATTTGGATTCGGTATGAACTGCATGGGAAATATGATACAGCTAGTTAGGCAATCGTTAATCCATTGACATTCAGTAAAATATGAGATATTGATAAAGATACAATATTCGAGTACAAAAAAGCGAAaacgaaattttaaatttgacgatCAAGCATTAAAACTTGTGTCTGCCACGGCCTACGTTAGGCAAATAAAAACTAAATTGTACTGTTTCGATAACATGGTTCTCAAAATTAGGGTAAGTAGGTcggtaatatttttttttcaaaatatttgtatttttaaatacccAGTTTTTAGAGTTTAAAACCCTGCAGCTGTTAACAGTTTC
The Ptychodera flava strain L36383 chromosome 3 unlocalized genomic scaffold, AS_Pfla_20210202 Scaffold_25__1_contigs__length_14229661_pilon, whole genome shotgun sequence DNA segment above includes these coding regions:
- the LOC139125310 gene encoding tyrosine kinase receptor Cad96Ca-like produces the protein MDEDIKFNQYTGELLIEAPTGSCIKIDEYTSDGNWTTHKFDPINGPCDTSVTLKIDGSALLRIYFCNDDYTECGEPLEYEFHTESKSKTEAIIGVAVTLAVLLVLLFSGIFLYMRNKKSKGKEESRGQIYANRTDSDRHDYMDLELPKDKFGKIKGAYADIHQTETEYMGLVFRNRNPEVCDEDNTTVYKPSADDGQIPHFSNNLKLGETIIDGIFTKLVTAELPLSSQRALAVTVKTLKKLDDTEGKRALWKEVEFMRTLPRNPNILSCLHEFTTFDPLRLVLEPCYHGNLKTYLQNLNKEETEMKALLLFSLDCANGMKFLEEIQCVHRHLAARVVMLDGQRTCKISELGFSTAVMDQVTYEKIVKRRLPIRWMALESIENCVYSSETDVWSYGVLLWEIFSFGVTPYRSMNITDVLSKLRAGHRLPIPERCSNDVYSIMEMCWQRDPSNRPTFDDMVQYFEMLLSDSTSV